The bacterium genome has a segment encoding these proteins:
- a CDS encoding (2Fe-2S) ferredoxin domain-containing protein gives MKSLSDLRAIKDKAKKEMAAREQSAKYRIVIAMGTCGIAAGARSVMSAILDEMNKRNVTQAVVTQTGCLGFCDQEPLVQVVQSDKGITTTYGKITPEIARKIVTDHILSGQVVSSHVFTQE, from the coding sequence GTGAAAAGTCTGTCAGATCTTCGTGCCATTAAAGACAAGGCTAAAAAAGAGATGGCGGCCCGTGAACAGTCGGCCAAGTATCGCATCGTCATTGCGATGGGCACCTGTGGTATCGCCGCCGGCGCCCGCTCCGTGATGTCGGCCATCCTTGATGAAATGAACAAGCGTAATGTCACCCAGGCGGTGGTCACCCAGACCGGCTGCCTCGGCTTTTGCGACCAGGAACCCCTGGTTCAGGTGGTACAGAGCGACAAGGGCATCACAACCACGTATGGCAAAATTACCCCTGAAATTGCGCGCAAGATCGTCACCGATCATATTCTAAGCGGACAGGTGGTCTCAAGCCACGTTTTCACCCAGGAATAA
- a CDS encoding PHP domain-containing protein, producing MLRWFCGDLHLHTVLSPCSELSMGPKDLVATAIAQGLDFIAITDHNSTENVAAYQRAAAATPLQVFAGIEVSTREEIHMIALFPGLASAVDFQGFVYDHLQEGTNDPTLWGPQLLVDEEETILGESSRLLSLPIRAAYERVVQEAVERGGIIYPAHIDRRANSMVRILGFLPADLPFKVIELSRRANPDESVERYSSSGLQLITASDAHDLPQIGCVRSWFRLEAPTFGELLLACTQAEGRRISILEPERTGLQSPVTATAAADGKGA from the coding sequence ATGCTGCGCTGGTTCTGCGGTGATCTCCACTTGCACACGGTTCTCTCTCCCTGCTCGGAGTTAAGTATGGGGCCAAAGGACCTGGTCGCCACGGCCATAGCGCAGGGACTAGATTTTATCGCGATCACCGACCATAATTCCACAGAAAATGTGGCGGCCTATCAGCGCGCGGCAGCCGCGACGCCACTGCAGGTTTTCGCCGGGATTGAGGTCTCCACCCGGGAGGAGATCCACATGATTGCACTTTTCCCCGGCCTGGCAAGCGCAGTCGATTTTCAGGGATTTGTCTACGACCATCTGCAGGAGGGGACGAACGACCCGACCCTGTGGGGCCCGCAGCTGTTGGTGGATGAAGAGGAAACCATTCTCGGAGAAAGCTCCCGGTTGCTCAGCTTGCCCATCCGTGCTGCCTATGAACGTGTTGTGCAGGAGGCTGTCGAACGGGGCGGAATCATCTATCCAGCCCACATCGACCGCCGCGCCAACAGTATGGTGCGGATCCTTGGCTTTTTGCCAGCCGATCTTCCTTTCAAGGTGATTGAGCTCTCACGACGGGCCAACCCAGACGAATCGGTTGAGCGCTACAGCAGCAGCGGCCTTCAGCTGATCACCGCGTCCGATGCTCATGATCTTCCGCAAATCGGCTGCGTGCGCAGTTGGTTTCGTCTCGAAGCGCCTACCTTCGGTGAACTCTTGCTCGCCTGTACACAGGCGGAGGGCCGCAGGATCTCCATCCTGGAGCCGGAACGGACCGGCCTGCAGAGTCCGGTCACGGCCACCGCCGCCGCTGATGGGAAGGGCGCCTGA
- a CDS encoding serine kinase — protein sequence MILKNVLEVLPLNLLTKSNPVEQPVVSACISDMLSDVMAKAPKDSLWITNQTHENVIAIAFFKELTAVIFANGVVPSVETIDKANKKQIALYSCEANAFDIAGRLYTLGLRGSH from the coding sequence ATGATACTTAAGAATGTGCTTGAAGTATTGCCCCTAAATCTCCTGACTAAGAGCAATCCCGTCGAACAGCCCGTAGTCTCCGCATGCATCTCCGATATGCTCAGCGATGTCATGGCCAAGGCACCCAAAGACTCCCTTTGGATCACCAACCAGACCCACGAGAATGTCATCGCCATCGCTTTTTTCAAGGAATTGACCGCCGTCATCTTTGCCAACGGCGTGGTGCCCAGTGTCGAAACCATCGATAAAGCCAACAAAAAACAGATCGCCCTTTACAGCTGCGAGGCCAATGCCTTCGATATTGCCGGACGTCTCTATACTCTGGGTTTGCGCGGGAGCCATTGA
- the nuoE gene encoding NADH-quinone oxidoreductase subunit NuoE, with protein MTDLSQVDHIVKSYESTKTPLIYILKDVQKAYGFLSEDILTHVAKRIDIPLSEIYGVATFYSLFTTRPKGKHIVRCCNNAPCYVKDSTEVLQQIKSYLGIETGGTTPDGLFTLEFTSCLGLCAVAPVMMVDNEVYGNLTPEKAVAILKDYKVKGSSNA; from the coding sequence ATGACGGATTTATCGCAAGTTGATCACATTGTTAAATCCTATGAATCGACCAAAACGCCCCTGATCTATATCCTGAAGGATGTGCAAAAGGCGTATGGCTTCCTGTCTGAGGATATACTCACTCATGTGGCTAAAAGGATCGATATCCCTCTTAGTGAGATCTATGGCGTCGCCACTTTTTATTCGCTCTTCACAACCCGTCCCAAAGGTAAGCACATTGTGCGCTGCTGCAACAATGCGCCGTGCTATGTCAAGGATTCCACTGAAGTGCTCCAGCAGATCAAGAGCTATCTCGGGATCGAGACCGGGGGCACCACGCCCGACGGACTCTTCACCCTGGAATTCACCAGCTGTCTCGGGCTCTGCGCGGTCGCTCCAGTGATGATGGTCGATAACGAGGTGTATGGCAATCTGACACCCGAGAAGGCGGTTGCGATATTGAAGGATTATAAAGTGAAAGGATCATCCAATGCATAG
- a CDS encoding ATP-binding protein: protein MRELSLHILDVVTNSIEAGASRVILWIDESVASNLLSIRVRDNGRGMTREMIERVMDPFVTTRTTRPVGMGLPLLQQAARSCGGDLEITSAPGEGTTLRATFALNSLNRAPLGDIAATVVNLIIGAPDVHFVYVHQTDSGHFSFDSYWIYARMAERDCSQYELVTSAQIRIQQGLQQIGAIG from the coding sequence ATGCGCGAGCTTTCATTGCATATTCTCGATGTCGTCACCAATTCGATCGAAGCCGGAGCGAGCCGGGTGATCCTCTGGATAGATGAATCGGTCGCCAGCAACCTTCTCAGCATCCGCGTCCGTGATAACGGCCGCGGCATGACCCGGGAGATGATCGAACGCGTCATGGATCCCTTCGTCACCACCCGCACCACGCGTCCCGTGGGCATGGGGCTGCCGCTGCTGCAGCAGGCGGCGCGAAGCTGCGGGGGCGATCTGGAGATCACGTCTGCGCCGGGCGAAGGCACGACGTTACGAGCCACCTTCGCCCTTAACAGTCTAAACCGTGCGCCCCTGGGTGATATCGCCGCGACCGTGGTCAACCTGATCATCGGCGCGCCCGATGTTCATTTTGTCTATGTTCATCAAACCGATTCGGGCCATTTTTCCTTCGACTCGTACTGGATCTATGCCAGAATGGCGGAACGCGACTGTTCCCAATATGAGCTCGTCACCTCCGCACAGATCCGGATCCAGCAGGGCCTGCAACAAATCGGGGCGATCGGCTGA